The sequence below is a genomic window from Montipora capricornis isolate CH-2021 chromosome 14, ASM3666992v2, whole genome shotgun sequence.
GTCATGCTTATTTTTCCGACAACCTAAACCTTACTTACCATTTCTTCAAAGCGGGTTAACCCAACACTAACCGTTGTTTAATTTCTACTAAAACCTAAACTGGTTTGGCCTGTTATTAGCCACCTCTACATTGCAGTATGAGAAAATTGCGTCTACGACGATGGGTTTTAGGTTTCGAATATGCGCATTACGTTTCGTGGTCGTATTTTTTCAAGTGCGTGTGTGCAGAACGGAACATATACTCAGGTTGTCTCTGCGCACGATTTGAATagctctgggcccggttgttcaaaagctgattaacgctaatcccagattaaaaattaaccaaggagttcatTACTCCAgtactaaatgctgttcaacgttgatatttggcaaaactttacattagaagaagtcaatcttgaaaaacaaaattcggatgtcacaattccctttgtatcttaagaacggagaggatttaaggcgtcaaacttcacagttatttttctttttattatcttGAAAACTTatcaaaagatcggctttccaaaacaagcggttggcagtttcacaaatggcttttcgggcccgaaaagttttcgggactttcgagaaacgggcccctggagtCGAGATTAAGTCTTATTCGTACTCCAATCCATAAAAGGTCGCACTTGAAGCCTTTTTAGCGTTAACCCGGCTAAAAATATTTCGGGCCTGTATAAGGAAACTAAAAGTTCTTTTGGTTCCCGTGTAAGTTTGTTTGGCAATACAGTCCTGATTATGTTTTTCCTGAAATTTACGTTACCCGAAGGGAATTTTCTGGAACTCTTGTGGCTATACTGCAGAGTACACTTAGTGCATACGTATTAACTATTCCGTTTCGGGAATATAGGTTCTTTTAGAAAACCTTTTTCCAGTTATTCTATTAATCCTATTCCGAAATAGTCCAAAGAATGCGACATCAGTCTATTCGCGCACGGTGGAAAGTAAAATAGGTCCGAAAAGCGTGCATATGACTGTTGCGCACCCTGAAACACAGCATACAATTTTTATTACAATTTGTCCAATAACGTTTCAAAAGAAACTGGTTTATCTCAACTGGATTTTTACAATACTTGCATTAGCCAAGTATACTCCTTGGgcgtctgttttttttttttaatttacttatCGCGGATTAAGAAAGGCACTAGCCAAAACCATGATAAAAGTAAAAGTCTTCTCCAGTTTACATTTGTGAGAGGAAATGAGCTCGTCCATTGTCATCGGGTCTAATTGTCAGGATATCACAGCCCGTCTCAGTCACCAACAAGGTTTGCTCAAACTGTGCGGATCGCTTACCATCCtgcaagaattaaaaaaacGATATTTTGAGACGGAGAAGATCTACAAGAGACAAGGATTCCATTGGGGTCTTGGTAAGTGTAACCACTTCCTACCGATGTGTACAGGTTAGTGACGTGCATAATAGGGCGGAGTTAGTACTGGTTCCTTACTCTCCGTCTGGTCATACGTTGTTTGGTGCGCAGTAATCGGTCTGTCGATGACGTATCCATGCCCGTacccatagtaacaaccgcggctgcagcctggaaCTGAGTAccaggcctgtcgtgagctttgTTGAATGTCATGTTGATGATAAATCATATCTTGCAACAGTTTGCTCACTCCAGCAGTCAACATCAGcgtcgttcaacaaaatcgaacggatttTGAAGCAAATGTGGAAGCCGTTTGCTCCATTTTTGCGGCaatacgttgttgttttgcagaaaaGGGGGATGAAACGTATTTAAAATGATGCAAGCCGCACGCGCAACGCGatctgtttatttgtttcttcCCTGGCTCATTTTTAAATGTggatttttcatgtttttattcGTCTTAGCTTGTCATTGTCATACTAGTAATGAGAACGTTTCAACCTCtccacttaattttttttattggaatCTTTGAGATTTGTGCCATaaagttttctttatgttgagcaAAGTATTTGTCAAGACAGTAATAAAGTCTGTCACGATGCAGGCATGCGCACGAAGCTATTTCAATTGCTTTCTCGCACGTCTCTTTTGCATGTGGTTTccttgggaaaaaaaatataagGTAAGTGTTTTAGAAAGTACTTCCGTCTGGTAATTGCCATCGAGTCTCTAATTCCACGCTTAAGTATTGATTAATGTGACGAATGGTTTCGTAATGTATCTCTGGTTAAATTATTTACGACATTTGATTGCTGTTAAATTGATATGTTTATAtatgatgtttgtcaccgccgtttgtgtattatttctgataaaactgagatggccaaagaaaaagacgATATTGTTTATTGCCCTTCGTAGTAGAGTGTTTCCCACTACGTCCAAATGTTCATCGCCAACTAAGTCAAAATATTCAGCCCTTGGCATGGAAAATTCAGTTTGCTTTTAACAGTCACGGTTATGTGTGTGTGGAAACCGTCGAGTTTAGAGTTTAATAATCGACCATGCTGTCGAATTACTCCTCGCTAGGTGAAAAAGAGCatgcaaaactaaaatggtCAAAAGGCAAAGACGATCAACACTTTGCTGCCATTTCCTGTAAGAGACGATCCAAGCTAGTGCCAGAGCACCCGCCGACAGTTACTTTCCGCAGTGAAATTCATACCTGTGTAACTGCTGTCCAGTTGTCTGGCCAAATCTCATCTCGCCAAGTTCCTACAATAAAAGTGACAATAACATCCAGTAAGGTGGGCTGAGCCGGATATTGTTCAATGGATATTTATTTTGCGTTTTGCTGATGGATCTTGGTATTGGTTGAAGTTGTGAATGATTTGGGCTGCGAACTAATTTTCTGTACTAGCCTTGAGAATCAGCTTTCGAAAATCTTCTGcatggacccccccccccccctaaaaaaaataataaaccgctgttacacgttgaaacttgtGTGAGCATCGGCGCTGCAAAACCAGTTTCAGCAGGCGatgcaccgtgtaacataaaaGGTTAGGAAACttcggaaacgttgaaactggtctcaaCATGTTGTTACCAGATTCGCGCAAAACAAGTCGATACTACTCCATAGTTgcagtttctgattggcttacggcGTAGCGTAACAAGACCGAGCGAGACCAATTTCACGAGGAggtgttacacggtgaaactcttgtttttatcaccactgcgatcGTCGCGAGCGTTGCAGAAttagaaagcggttctacttttccaaaatttcatgaaaccgaccatgttacatgGTGCAACGCGTGCTGAAATATGTTTCGCTGTGCCGTTGCACAGACGTTTCAGCAAAAAGTTTCAACTTGTAAGAGCGGCTTTATATTTACATGACCTTTAAATGGACACCGATTTTGCTTTTGCATCTATTGCGGAGTTTGCGCAGAAAATGGAAAGAGAGTTTCCTTTGCATGTTGCtgctttaaaggggctaggtcacgctattttaggtaatttcgtttaatttgttaattatgagctctaaacgtcaaattggcagagcaagagtctttcatttgcaaaatcacggcaacataacaactgagaatgattttcaagctttgtaaatgacattttgatatagactgatataaatttgaaaaaaggtgggccgacgtttttcaaatttactcaaattcaatccatttcaatcctctccagttttgtccatccatgtcccttctttgcttccctgtgttttgttagagtttttctatagttttgaacagttattttgacattttagttaattctatgaccattcgatcagtgctgaaaatgcctaaaatagcgtgaccttgCCCCTTTAAGCTGAACTTCGTGCTTTATTTTTAGGACTGCGAACGCTGTTAAATATTTGGCCAAGGGGAATGGGTAATTTTCGCaatagcgtcatttgactacaactaccagaattcagttttctttcttttcttatttaaaatttttcttcccagcggggagacaagcaaaacctttAAGATTCTGGTACTTATaatcaaatggcgtcatcatgcaaatatCCTATTCGCCTACGTTtacatgataataataataagcttcACTCTTGCCCTAGTCTCCCCAGTTTCCCCTCTTCCAGTTTAAAACCGTTGTAAAGCCAGAGCAGCCTGCGGAGGAGCCGAAAGTCTTGACCTTACCGACGAAAGATTTTCCCCAAGTTTTTAAGTTTAAATATTTGAAGAGCTCGGTATCCAAATATTCGTACATTTAACTTGTTTCCTAGTGAACGGAGCAAACGAACGAGAACATTTTGAACTGGTATCAAAACAACTGTGGCTACATCACCTTGTGATATCATTGGCTCAATAGTAAAGGTATGTCCAGGCTTCATCACACCGACAGCTTTGTTTTCTAGGACGAACCAAAAGAACAATATCATCCATTCTGAAAAACCTTTCCGTCGTTTTGCACAAAGATCTGCAATTGAATGCTGAAAGGTACAATGACAAGTAATTGAATTGACTTACTTGCGTAGTGGGGAACGCTTGGTGCGGTATGAAACAGTCTGAAAATAAGAAATACTAGCTTAACAATCTATTGTTCACCTCCGAGCAAGCCAATTGGAAGGCGGAAAGCACTAGTCTCTTGTGTAGTACTGTATATAATAAAATAAGGGTACTTAAATAAGTTTTATTAAAAATAGGAAAGTTCTAACGAGGCAACTCACTCCTATAATTTGTTCTTTGCGCGCAACTCTAACATGTTCCTTCAGAACGCAAAAGAGGCTTTTATTTGTCAAGGAAGCAAATATTTCTAACAGattgaaacatttttgcttctgAAACAAATGTTACTTTTTGGCACAAACGGGGAAAGATTGttggaaacaatgtttccgcaatGTTTTCTCGTTTGCGGGGGCCTTAATGAAAGTGcacataagaaaagaaaagaaacgggTGAAAATTACTTCAACCATGCTCTTGAAGTTAATGATTACAAAACCCAATTAGTCAGTATTCTCTACTTACTCGTGAATTCCGTGGCCACAATAGCCCTTCACCACTGAGAAGCCATGCGCCTGAGCATGTTTCTGAATTATGTTACCAATTTCTCTGTACTTAACACCAGGCTTGACTAAAAGACAAAGTAATCAATACAGTGTTACAACATCTTTTAACAATTCTGCAGTCACTTTAATCAACAACGAAAAATCGTGTGAATTTCAATATGGTGATCACAACCAGTGTCGGATCCAGACATGGCGGTAAGCTGGGGTCCCGCTCTCAAACATTTTGCTTTTTCCCTTTCACAGTTTTGGtgtttaaggatggtgccttctaattcaaaggtatattTTTGCCCCGGCTTATGATTATCCAGGAAATGTAATTGAtgagtaatatttgtaaaaatcttgctttgtatggcgttctttctcaaattgaagtttaatgatctctcaaaaatgcatggctacccccaattttctttttggataccaagagtacttactaagatctactttctccggatagttttaaaccgcgcaaaaatatcactgtattagtaagcagcaccgataggaaacctgagtatctcgagatgcgcagaatgtatgcgcaataacaatggtaggcaccgtccttaatggtgTCTTGGTGGCTTTGGTTtccctggatccgccactgacAACTGTACTTTCTCCTCTATGAGGAACAAAAGCCAAAATGAATGTACATGATAGTTAGCCCTTTTCCTCCTAAGAGCAAcatttatagattttactctccccacgccagacgattttactcgtcaatggggggccCATCTCCTAGGGATTAAAGGGTAAAGTTCAAACCAGCGGGAGAAAGATTGATGAAAAATGATGTAGTTaacttgagcctcgatacggtgagagcaaataagtgaaCGGTTGGTTGACCggccgtgtcaaaattcgttgtaagcgagcctcgaaggttTTTGACATTTGAATATTGTTCGCTGTTTCTCAGCTGTGGATGCTTGCTGGAACTTGAAACTTGGTtaaagagaagtaaatttatccgtgtggccatcgccggagtttgagcgtgactgatgccggacaagtgtgattttatcggcgagatgtgaggtaagctataaattagttgccagcctttcctttatttaggtgcaagtgacaacccgggaatttgagaagtcgcttaaatcgcattcaatcaggcaaataaccacacaaaaagcgagaaagttaccacgacaataaagtacagCTTTTTTATTACAACTTTTccgtttaaatttgtttttcagtttgttatcgagattcccatacaaatccttataatttttttaccctccgagtctgggctgcctgtggtcaAACGAAAATGgcggctcgatttccagccgttttgggagTGCGGTTAACATCCTCCTCCCAACGAAAGGCTGGATCACTGGTCTGCGTCGTATGTCCGTGACGTAGCACCCGtcgcaattgtattttgtattaaGCCAATTGTATTTTATACTTGGCAGGCAGGCGACCTTCTGATTGGTAGAAAATACAATTGACTGGACCAGTGAGCTCGTCTGATCCAGTTGTGGTGTACGCGGAGGAACACGGGCGCACAAAACGGCTGGTCAATCGAGCCTAACGATAAAGTGACGATCCAAAAAAGGACTGTCTTCGTTGGAGGCTAAGTGAAAACCGAAAATCACCTAGAAACAGTCATTGCAAAAACTAACAGTTGAATGGCGAGGACGAAGAATTCTTAGTGAGAAACGAAAAGGGACCAGTTGAAAGACAGTTAtgcctgttccaaacgtcgtgctactgccgtgccgaactcaaatgaatttggcttggcagtggcacgacgatggcacggcagcggtttcaaacgtcgaacctaatacagtcgcgccaaattcaaaagacaaaacaaaccatccatccagcgtaatagtatgcaaatgatgcaaaatacattaaattaatttatgaattgagaccggcgcaacaatagcacgccgtttgaaaccaagtcgtgctTCTGCCGTGCGGCACGGCAAGTCCTGCCGTGCTAAGTAGTCGTGCCGAACCTAAGTCAGCCGTGCCTCgcttaatggtttcaaacggcgtgctactgccgtgcttaAATCGAAAGgacaatttcatttgagttcggcacggcagtagcacgacgtttggaactGCATGGAGAGGATGAGGAATTTTAGGAGTAAACCGAAAAATCGACCTTTAGATCGAACACCTTGAAAACGCAGTATCACACACATAAATTAAATTACCTGAAGAAATGGCTTGATTAATGCACTCATAAGTGACTTTTACAAGTTGTTTACTGTCTTCATTGACTTCACCAACGAAGAACGTCTCATTTAGGTCTCCGTGGAATCCATTGAAATAAATGGTGATATCAACTGCAGATAAGAAGAAAAACGTTCGTACAGCCGTAAATATGCGCAAGGCAATTCTTAGTATCTGACTGGTTTTCATGTGGTCTGTGCTCTCGAATATCATCAAAAAATATCATCATCTGTCCCTTGTCCTCGCATCATCAATGCTGTCGTCATCATTACTGCTGTCATcatcagcagcagcagcagcagaacAGGTATTTCTGCCCACCCATAAGCGCAGATACTAATCTTCTCTATGAGCTAtccatagacctctttcataacgGCGGCCaaatgaaatattcttttgttttaatgctaacaaccctttctagcctcgctacgacgagcacatttcaaaaaaatattttgtttcaaaatgagggcagtaggtctaattaacaggGAAAGATCTCGtggatatacccaccacgagtcccctgggttaaactctcattttacagattaagtctaagtgcccatttcagtgattaggtctaaactttcgtttatcttattactatagcaatatttagttctagaaactgatttagaatggtcatttttttatggttggtgtgtatatccatgagaccCTTGCCATTAACAtacatacaaaagaatgtaaaagtggtcgccacttatgaaagtggtctatgcaGCAAGCTCTGCAGTGCTAGCCACGCCCACATACCCTTCAATGTTTAGTGGGGGAATGACCACGACCTCTATAATTACTGCTTCTTTTTTTAATGGTCTGACTGTCAGAGAATGGACCGAGGTAAATTGTAATCCAattctttttgaaaatgacATAGCCGAATCAAAGCAAATCTATGGTAATTTTAGTTCAAAGAAGCAAGAGGGACCAATAAATTAAATCTTATGCTTGTGTGAATTTTGACTGTTTTTCTATAGAATTAATGGAGATACGCCTAGAAAAGGGAGGAATTACAGTAGATGCACACAAGTTTAAGACACAAGTGTGTAACTGTTGTACAAGGCACTTACTATTCAAAAGGTCACCATCTTCCAATGGCCTCATGTCTGGGATGCCATGGCAAATCACTTCATTGACAGACCTGTAACAAGGAATTTAGCAATATAGAGCCTGTGCTGTCTTGGATTAAATTGGATCAAATTGACAAGACGGACAGCATATACAGGTCAACATCTACCTCTTAACTTCTTTAGTCTTACTAGCTGAACATGAAAGCCATACTGCAAATACTGAAAGCCCATTCCGGTACTTTTTTCAGTTAGTACTtgggtcagaaattacagtgggAAAAGACTTCCACACTCCTACACGTagcattagggacctttagattggaGGACAATAATATGACTACTAGTATGAGTTTTCCATTCTGAGCACGCAAGTAAGGTTTGGAGGCTGACGACTCATAGTTGtactcgtcctccgatctaaaggtagCTATTGACTGAGACAACACTGCAAGATTTTATTAAAAAGGGTGTTATGCTGAAAGCTTTGCTAAATTGGCCATTCATGACTCGCAATAAGTGTATTCGTAGAAAAAAATATAGCACACAGGCAAACTGCCAACCAGTtcactcagttggttgagcatttgACTACCACATCAGGGGTCATGTGTTCTGCCAATAGTTGGACACCTTAGTCTTCTCGGGAGAAGGATGCACTGTCGAATCAGTTGCACAACCTGTCAAGACCTCACTGACTATTTGCAAAGAGTAGAGTGGAGTTCAAGGTATCATGGTCTGCCCTTTGTGGTATGTCACTGAATTCATTCTTTCTTTCATGTGTGTTGGGTGAGCTGGGTGAGATCACTAACAGAAAGACAGCGGCAACTAGAGGCACCCTTATACACGCTGATGTCTGATCTCACCCATAAAAATGAGAAATGTTATTAAGTGCATTTGTATGTGCACAAAGAAAATGTACTATGTAAATATCACTCCCACTTCAGTGCATTAACTCACGTGCAACAAGACTTAGGAAATCCATGATAGTTTAGAGGAGAGGGGTAACAGTTTCTCTCAAGACAAGCCTGGAAtagtaataaagaaaaaagacaccaagtttaaaaaatattgtaTTGGTCTCTTTAATGAGTGGCATTATATATTGTTCCTTTTCATACTTCAACAGAAAAGATCTTCTGCTACCTCATGAACAATCCTGTCAAGTTCATCTGTTGTGATTCCTACTCTAACATTATTTGCAGCTGTGTCCATTACTTCTCTTGCCaactaaaaaataataacattgttattttacaactattattattattataaagaaTCATTATCAAATAGCAAGGGCAACCAAATCACCACTACAACAGACCCATTTCAATAACTCTAAATTAAAAGTAACAGAAAACACAGTATTACGATTTAAAAACAGTCAATTTCCTTACTCTGCAAGCAACACGCATCTTTTCAACTTCTTCTCCACTAAGAACTTTGATCTGCATGCTctgttttgatttgatttcagaCAGTGGGACACCTGTAAGaaaattttcaacctttttttgtTCTGTGCTTCCATAATGTGAGGGTGAAAATGCAGAAGTTTCAAGCAAAAGAGAGCTTGGTCCTGATGGCTAGAAATACAAATTATTTTATCCACAAACCAGTTTCTGCATAGTCTGGCTTCTGAATGTGATCTGGAACCACTCGCCAGGCGGACTGCAACCGAAAAGTCATCTTACTTCAAGGGATGCAAACACACAACAAACTGCATTCAGTGAAATTCACCTGAGATATCGTAAATTATGCCCTGCCACTTACGCGAGTCCTAAGAAGAATTTAGTTATCGGGGCACTGGAAACAAATGGTGGCCAACATTGTTAGGTGTGCCTTTTTAGCATTGTCAGTATGCAAACACTGATCCTCTAGGAAATACTTGAAGGATCATGGTTCGTTGAGCAATAGACTACCGAGTGGTATGAGTCACAGGCTCTGAACTCTGGAGCTGCGACCAAGACATAGCATGTTAAATAAATGAGGATGATGTTTTCATTGGTTATGGCCTTTGTCAGTGACGTGTCTTTCTCATCTTAGCCCTTGTCTCACAAAACTTTGTCAATGTATATAACCATGTCTGACATTAAGGAATTCACACATTTTCAACACAGACTTGGTCACAGAGTTGCATGTGTGCTACATTGTATCTGTACTCTGTTGGTACAATTCCAACTTATCCTGTAAGCCACATATCATTTTAACCTCCTCGGCATCCTATAAGTTATCCTCCACTTTCACTTATTTAGTAATTTAAATGATTGTATCATTTTCTCACCTTGGGCCATGGTCGCAGTGCTCCAGTGAATTTATATCCAGGCCATGGGTTGTAGGAAGCAGGCTTAAAATTCTGTATTTTAGCTATGAGTGATTTAAAAGATACAACAGAATGCAATAAGGATAACAAGATACGAattttaataatattacaaaCTAAGATGATGACAAGAACTGACAAGAAGTGTACACTTCaacaaaaacagcaaattaTTATATCGAGCACCTGAAATATATGCAGATTTTATGCACAAAAGCAGAACAATAAACTACCTGCTGCCTTAACAGTCTTGTGGACCTTCTTGTGTTCATTCCAGTTTTGTTTGAAGCAATCCTAGATGTTAGTAAAAATCAAACAAGTGAGGTCAGGGGATGAGAGATTTCCTTTCTGGTTGTGTTTGCTCTAGTGGACAAGAAACTTTTCTTTACCTCATATCTCTTCATTCTGAAAGAGCAGGATGTCAATGGAAGGATTAGGAAGACACTGTCTTCACTTcttaataatatttttcttttggcAGGGGGATAATTCTTAAACAGGATGTTTATTTCTTATAAACAGGATAGGTAGGCAGTCCGAGCATAATATGTCGAGTTGGGAGATCAGAAACAATCTGATCTGTGTCTAAcaatctttttgattggctacacaAAACACGCCTGAAGACTGTCAGCTTGGATTTGAAGAGCAATGGATAGCTACAGCATCTAAGGATTGACATGATCTTTTGCTGAAATATCCTTGGGCATTTGAATGGCAGTTTGACCCACGGGGAAAGCTAAAAATCTAAACGATCCCTGAGGAGAGGATGTCCAAACTCccatttgacaaaaaaatgtatACACCCTCTAGAAGTTGGGTGTGGCACCAGGGAACTTGCAGCTTACTTAGCAGGGGAAAATTTGATTGTATTACGGTAAGAAACTTTGCCATCCGGTATCTATAACTGGCGTAACGAAAGCAAAGAAAGCTAGCTCAGAGAATGATCAAGGAGAATTCTGTATACGTACGCAGACACTTAAAAAATATGATTGGATTCTAATTGATCTGACTACACAATCACTGGTTGGCTGATAGAGTAGCCTAGGATATTACAATGAAAGGTGAAGATCGAGTGTAAAATGGCCGTTTTATTATCGCTCAAGTTTTTTGAAGGCCTGTGTGATGaccatgcaaaattttcatcggTTGTTTTTTCCCCCGAAAAAAAAGGAGTTTGTTTAGGACCAACATGGAGACATACCTGAGCACAGAAAAAGCTACCTTGTATTCCGAGTTTAATGCAGGTGGGACATTGCAGTTTTGCGGGCTGATCGCAACCCTGACTTTCGCAAGTCCGTTCAGTcatggccgccatcttgaaagtgaCAACATTTATTTCGTTTCCAAgcttttccgtgtttacatgcGGTTAGCATAAACTGTCGTTAGCATAATCAGGCAAACTTGGTCTCCTGCGCAATCGTTTTTTtcgatgtcacgcaacgctctcCCCAAATTCGAACCACATTCCTTtctttagccaatcacagctacAGTTCCGTTTTCTGGAACTTTTCTGGTGACCAATGGAGCTCTGCGTGACATCGCAAGACCAGGCAAACATATGCTTTTTAGGGCACATTCGATTGACCGTACTCTGCAACAGgtatacatggaatagaagttagaaatccttcgtttttacgctTCGTGATtcgcattaaaattgtcaaacacctgctaaaatacATATCTTTCTTATCCTTGTTGTTTAAAACGCCAGGCATGCCGTTTTAAATCACCACTCCACGTTTTCTTATTCCGGAGTGGGGTCAATCGAACGGTACGGCTGTGAGGGGAATTATTATAGTAACAAATTTCGTGATTTTATTTGTCTATATACGTAAATATTTGTTAGCCACTATCCTCTTCTGTAAATTTgaattatatatatttgaattatATATATTACCGACCTAGGGGTAGCCATTAACCCCATCACTTAACGGCTACGTTTCCATCTGTAAACAACTACCgaggaacaagtagccactaacccaatcacttaacggctacctttggaTCGGAATAATATCAgtaacgaacaagtagccactaacccaatcacttaacggctaccccTGGTTcggaacattattaagaacgaacaagtagccactaacccaatcacttaacggctacctttggaTCGGAATAATATCaggaacgaacaagtagccactaacccaatcacttaacggctaccccTGGTTcggaacattattaagaacgaacaagtagccactaacccaatcacttaacggctacctttggaTCGGAATAATATCaggaacgaacaagtagccactaacccaatcacttaacggctaccccTGGTTcggaacattattaagaacg
It includes:
- the LOC138033831 gene encoding methionine aminopeptidase 1-like, yielding MAAMTERTCESQGCDQPAKLQCPTCIKLGIQGSFFCAQDCFKQNWNEHKKVHKTVKAAAKIQNFKPASYNPWPGYKFTGALRPWPKSAWRVVPDHIQKPDYAETGVPLSEIKSKQSMQIKVLSGEEVEKMRVACRLAREVMDTAANNVRVGITTDELDRIVHEACLERNCYPSPLNYHGFPKSCCTSVNEVICHGIPDMRPLEDGDLLNIDITIYFNGFHGDLNETFFVGEVNEDSKQLVKVTYECINQAISSVKPGVKYREIGNIIQKHAQAHGFSVVKGYCGHGIHELFHTAPSVPHYAKNKAVGVMKPGHTFTIEPMISQGTWRDEIWPDNWTAVTQDGKRSAQFEQTLLVTETGCDILTIRPDDNGRAHFLSQM